A window of Lacibacter sediminis contains these coding sequences:
- a CDS encoding UDP-N-acetylmuramoyl-tripeptide--D-alanyl-D-alanine ligase, translated as MRIEELYQLFLQHPSVQTDTRKLKEADLFFALKGDNFNGNQFALQALEKGAAYSIVDQVVSGADDRIIVVQDVLSTLQELSKYHRQQFKIPFIAITGSNGKTTTKELIHVVLSSHFKTYTTEGNLNNHIGIPLTLLKVKADAEIAVIEMGANHQKEIAGYCKYALPTHGLINNVGKAHLEGFGGIEGVKKGKGELYDYIRETKGTIFINNDFDYLLEMSEGIGHKVSYGTHDALTTGELISSEPFLKVNISSTPEIGLINTHLVGDYNLPNVLAAVCVGLHFRVPPNKIKAAIESYQPSNSRSQLIESGTNKIILDAYNANPSSMKLAIENFAKLPAEKKVLMLGAMAELGEASLAEHQYIIDLIQKFNWHKVVLVGGDFNKISHSFENFKSSAEARDWFKNQQFTNTHLLIKGSRSMKMEEILS; from the coding sequence ATGCGTATCGAAGAACTCTATCAACTGTTTCTCCAGCACCCATCAGTACAAACAGATACACGTAAACTGAAAGAAGCTGATCTGTTTTTTGCCTTGAAAGGCGACAACTTTAATGGCAACCAATTTGCATTGCAAGCGCTTGAAAAAGGTGCGGCTTATTCAATTGTTGATCAGGTGGTATCGGGCGCTGATGATCGTATAATAGTTGTTCAAGATGTATTAAGCACGTTACAAGAACTGTCTAAATATCATCGCCAACAATTCAAAATCCCTTTTATTGCTATTACTGGCAGCAATGGAAAAACTACAACGAAAGAGTTGATCCATGTTGTACTATCATCTCATTTTAAAACATATACAACAGAAGGCAATCTCAACAACCATATTGGCATTCCGCTTACACTTTTGAAAGTTAAAGCAGATGCAGAAATTGCCGTGATAGAGATGGGTGCAAACCATCAGAAGGAAATTGCCGGTTATTGTAAATATGCATTACCCACTCATGGACTTATTAATAATGTTGGTAAGGCGCATCTTGAAGGATTTGGTGGTATTGAAGGAGTAAAAAAAGGGAAAGGCGAATTGTATGACTATATCAGAGAAACTAAGGGAACCATTTTCATTAATAACGATTTTGACTACCTGCTGGAGATGAGCGAAGGCATTGGGCATAAAGTCAGTTATGGCACACATGATGCATTAACTACTGGCGAGCTTATCAGCAGCGAACCTTTTCTTAAGGTAAATATCAGCAGTACCCCCGAAATTGGCCTGATCAATACCCATCTAGTTGGCGATTATAACCTGCCCAATGTATTGGCCGCTGTTTGTGTTGGTCTTCATTTTAGGGTTCCGCCAAACAAGATCAAAGCAGCCATTGAATCCTACCAACCCTCCAACAGTCGTTCGCAATTGATCGAATCAGGAACAAATAAGATCATTCTGGATGCATATAATGCTAACCCCAGCAGCATGAAACTGGCCATTGAGAATTTTGCTAAACTTCCTGCTGAAAAAAAGGTGCTAATGCTGGGTGCTATGGCCGAGTTAGGCGAAGCAAGTCTTGCCGAACATCAATACATTATTGATCTCATTCAAAAGTTCAACTGGCATAAGGTGGTGCTGGTTGGGGGTGATTTCAACAAAATCTCTCATTCTTTTGAAAATTTTAAATCTTCAGCTGAAGCACGTGATTGGTTTAAAAACCAGCAGTTTACAAATACGCACCTCCTTATTAAAGGCTCCCGCAGCATGAAGATGGAAGAAATACTTTCGTGA
- the ispF gene encoding 2-C-methyl-D-erythritol 2,4-cyclodiphosphate synthase, whose translation MGLRIGSGVDYHQLAEGRKLFIGGVEIPHHKGALGHSDADVLLHAICDAMLGALALGDIGTHFPDTSATFKDIDSKILLQQSFDKIREKGYRVVNVDSTLCLQAPKIKPYIAQMQSTIATILELEADAVSVKATTTEKMGFVGREEGLVAYATVLLEK comes from the coding sequence ATGGGATTGAGAATTGGTTCAGGCGTTGATTACCATCAATTAGCGGAAGGAAGAAAATTGTTTATCGGTGGTGTAGAAATACCACATCATAAAGGTGCATTAGGTCACAGCGATGCCGATGTGCTGCTGCATGCTATTTGCGATGCGATGCTTGGTGCACTTGCGCTTGGCGATATTGGCACACATTTCCCCGATACTTCAGCTACTTTTAAAGACATCGACAGTAAAATTTTACTGCAGCAGAGTTTTGACAAGATCAGGGAGAAAGGTTACCGTGTGGTAAATGTTGACAGCACTTTGTGTTTACAGGCACCAAAGATCAAACCGTACATTGCACAAATGCAATCAACCATTGCCACAATTCTTGAACTTGAAGCAGATGCTGTTTCTGTAAAAGCCACCACAACTGAAAAAATGGGATTTGTTGGAAGAGAGGAGGGCCTTGTGGCTTATGCAACCGTATTGCTTGAAAAATAA
- the porV gene encoding type IX secretion system outer membrane channel protein PorV has product MRKNAAYTLGLLLCLSSLQTFAQRADSINVVTTAVPMLRISPDARAGGMGDVGIATSPDANSSFFNQAKIPFAKERSAIGLTYTPWLKDLGLNDVFIATVAGYHQIDEITSISGSLRYFNLGTIQFTDFSGNDLQRFVPREFAIDGGYSRKLSDKIGVGIALRFIYSNLGTGTFNGATLKPGTAVAGDISFYYNGLNEEGTGFTAGAVMSNLGSKIAYTNDARGKDYIPANLGIGGVYTKAIDDVNKIAFGIDINKLMVPTPPGSVRTAEEIEAYRNKGVVGSWFSSFGDAPGGFNEELKEFQISTGMEYSYNDQFFARAGYFYEAKTKGNRRFFSVGAGVKYNKLGFNFSYLVPTGQGINRNPLSNTTRFSLLFDLGGDAGESTIE; this is encoded by the coding sequence ATGAGAAAGAACGCCGCCTATACGTTAGGCCTATTGCTCTGCTTATCTTCCTTACAAACATTTGCACAACGAGCGGATTCAATTAATGTAGTTACTACTGCGGTACCTATGTTGCGTATTTCACCCGATGCACGTGCCGGCGGTATGGGTGATGTTGGTATTGCTACCTCACCTGATGCAAACTCTTCTTTTTTCAACCAGGCTAAAATCCCGTTTGCAAAAGAACGTTCTGCAATTGGATTAACATACACTCCATGGTTAAAAGATCTTGGTTTGAATGATGTGTTTATTGCAACTGTTGCAGGCTATCATCAAATTGATGAAATAACATCTATCTCCGGTTCATTACGTTATTTCAACCTCGGTACAATTCAGTTTACTGATTTCTCAGGTAACGACCTTCAACGTTTTGTGCCAAGAGAATTCGCCATTGACGGAGGTTATAGTCGCAAACTGAGTGATAAAATAGGTGTAGGTATTGCTCTTCGCTTTATTTATTCAAATCTTGGTACAGGTACATTTAACGGAGCTACGTTAAAGCCAGGTACAGCTGTGGCTGGTGACATTTCGTTTTACTATAATGGTTTGAACGAAGAAGGAACCGGTTTTACTGCAGGTGCGGTTATGAGCAACCTTGGCAGCAAGATCGCTTACACAAATGATGCACGTGGTAAAGATTATATTCCTGCCAACTTAGGAATTGGCGGAGTTTATACAAAAGCAATTGATGATGTAAACAAGATCGCTTTTGGTATTGATATTAATAAACTGATGGTGCCAACACCTCCAGGTTCGGTTCGTACAGCAGAAGAAATTGAAGCATACCGCAACAAAGGTGTTGTAGGTAGCTGGTTCTCTTCATTTGGTGATGCACCTGGTGGTTTCAATGAAGAGCTGAAAGAATTCCAGATCTCAACAGGTATGGAATACAGTTATAACGACCAGTTCTTTGCACGTGCCGGTTATTTCTACGAAGCAAAAACAAAAGGAAACCGTCGCTTCTTTAGCGTGGGTGCCGGTGTTAAATACAATAAGCTCGGGTTTAACTTCTCTTATCTTGTGCCAACAGGTCAGGGTATTAACCGTAACCCATTGAGCAACACAACTCGTTTCAGTTTGTTGTTTGATCTAGGTGGCGATGCTGGCGAATCAACGATCGAATAA
- the porU gene encoding type IX secretion system sortase PorU, with protein MRYSTLLIACFFIVAANAQRTYRNNSVLATGDWYKLSVKQPGVYRVNIAFLQSLGLNTTNLQSGSVRLFGNGGEVLPEDNVVIPADDLSENAVLVIDGGDGILNGNDYLLFYANGPQQWAKDSVNKRFRHRKNLYGNESYYFLNFSGTGARIQNRPVAGAPNQTATSFKDRIFHELDTINFLRSGKEWYGEEFSNTPGGTLNRTFNFTIPNFVAGPVQMVSNVAARSNGVASSFLIRTNNNNVAQHTVNAVGTGTYDPVAAAHELAASFNLSQASLSLQYSYQPSSVNAQGWLNWFELFPQRQLSMAGVDQLLFRDWETVGAGNIAEFRLQGAVSSTVVWDVTDPLRPQNITGTLSGNEFRFVNTAERLREYIAFNQANFLQPTAVGKISNQDLHGAAAPNYIIVAHPSLLSEAQRLGAWHRQNQNLTTLTVSTEQVYNEFSSGSPDPSAIRNFVKMFYDRAGADTTKRPRYLLLFGDASYDYLNRVSGNTNFVPCYESDISLDPLATYTSDDFFGFLDDNDFVGRQFPLSLLDIGIGRIPAKNIQEAKSVVDKIIRYHAKESFGPWRNDVTLVADDEDNNIHLDDGEFHASVIEQNKTFNLSKIYLDAYRQQSGSGGSRYPEVNQAINNRIFAGTLIWNYSGHGGSRRLAGEAILEQDMVNTWSNSNKLPLFITATCDFAPYDNPSVNSIGENILLRERTGAIALMTTTRVVFAFSNRIMNNNYFRIALQPDANGVNPSLGDAVKRAKNFTYQTFGDIINNRKFTLLGDPAVRLAFPTLKVRTTSINNQIPVTDTLKALDRYSIKGEVTDAAGNKLSNFNGNVYPVIYDKVQQAKTFGNDAGSVAVNFNQQSNIIFKGKAKVTNGEFSYSFVVPKDINYQFGNGKISYYAENGNVDGNGAETTIIVGGAGNNPVADDQGPTIKGYLNDEKFVNGGITNETPVLLVKLADSSGINTVGTGIGHDLTATLDDDNSQLFVLNDYYEADADSYQKGTARFQLPALTEGLHVLKIKAWDVQNNSNEYRLEFRVIKDEELKLAHVYNYPNPFTTSTKFMFEHNRPGDQLKVLIRIYSVSGKVVKTITRTIFNEGNRSFDIEWDGTDDFGQKIGRGVYIYQLEVKDSFGKKQSALQKLVLL; from the coding sequence ATGCGATACAGCACCCTGTTGATAGCCTGTTTTTTTATTGTTGCCGCTAATGCCCAACGCACTTATCGCAATAATTCTGTATTGGCTACAGGCGATTGGTACAAATTGTCAGTTAAGCAGCCAGGTGTTTACCGGGTCAATATCGCATTTCTTCAATCATTAGGATTAAATACAACCAATCTGCAAAGTGGTAGTGTTCGCTTGTTTGGTAACGGCGGGGAAGTGCTGCCGGAAGATAATGTGGTGATCCCGGCAGATGATCTTTCTGAAAATGCAGTTTTAGTGATCGATGGTGGGGACGGTATACTTAACGGTAATGATTATCTCCTTTTTTATGCGAATGGTCCCCAGCAATGGGCGAAGGATTCTGTAAACAAGCGATTCCGGCACCGAAAGAATTTATACGGCAATGAATCCTATTATTTTTTGAATTTTTCCGGAACCGGAGCAAGAATACAAAACCGACCGGTTGCAGGAGCACCTAACCAGACTGCAACTTCTTTTAAGGACAGGATCTTTCATGAGCTTGATACCATTAATTTTTTGCGCAGCGGTAAAGAATGGTATGGCGAAGAATTCAGTAATACACCCGGTGGCACACTCAACAGGACTTTCAACTTCACAATTCCCAACTTTGTTGCAGGCCCGGTTCAAATGGTTTCCAATGTAGCTGCCAGAAGTAATGGTGTTGCAAGTTCATTTCTCATCAGGACAAATAATAACAATGTTGCTCAACACACCGTAAATGCAGTGGGGACTGGTACGTACGATCCGGTTGCTGCGGCGCATGAACTGGCTGCCTCTTTTAATCTTTCTCAAGCTTCGCTTAGCTTGCAGTACAGCTATCAACCCAGCAGTGTAAATGCGCAAGGTTGGCTTAATTGGTTTGAGTTATTTCCACAACGTCAATTAAGCATGGCAGGTGTTGATCAATTATTATTCAGAGATTGGGAAACTGTAGGCGCCGGCAACATTGCCGAATTTCGGCTACAGGGCGCCGTAAGCAGCACCGTAGTTTGGGATGTAACTGATCCACTTCGTCCACAAAACATAACGGGCACATTAAGCGGTAATGAATTCAGGTTTGTGAACACAGCTGAACGTTTGCGTGAATATATTGCTTTCAACCAAGCTAATTTTTTACAGCCAACTGCTGTTGGTAAGATCAGCAACCAGGATTTGCACGGTGCTGCAGCTCCAAATTATATTATTGTTGCACATCCGTCCTTACTTAGTGAAGCACAACGATTGGGGGCCTGGCATCGTCAGAATCAAAATCTTACAACACTAACTGTAAGCACTGAGCAGGTATATAACGAGTTTTCATCAGGTAGTCCTGATCCTTCAGCGATCCGGAATTTTGTAAAAATGTTTTACGACAGGGCAGGTGCCGATACAACAAAGCGCCCCCGTTATCTTTTGTTGTTTGGTGATGCATCCTATGATTATCTCAACCGTGTTAGCGGCAATACCAATTTTGTTCCTTGTTATGAAAGCGACATTTCACTTGATCCATTGGCAACATATACTTCAGATGACTTCTTTGGATTTTTGGATGATAATGATTTTGTAGGCCGACAGTTTCCATTGAGTCTGCTTGATATTGGTATAGGCCGTATTCCTGCAAAAAATATCCAGGAAGCTAAATCGGTGGTTGATAAGATCATCCGTTATCATGCAAAAGAAAGTTTTGGTCCTTGGCGCAATGATGTAACGTTGGTAGCAGACGATGAAGACAATAATATACATCTTGATGATGGAGAATTTCATGCATCTGTTATAGAACAAAACAAAACGTTCAACCTTTCAAAAATTTATCTGGATGCCTATCGCCAGCAAAGTGGCAGTGGCGGCAGTCGCTATCCTGAAGTGAACCAGGCCATCAATAATAGAATTTTTGCGGGCACGCTTATCTGGAATTACAGCGGACACGGAGGTTCGAGACGATTAGCAGGTGAAGCTATTCTCGAACAGGATATGGTGAACACATGGAGCAACAGTAACAAATTGCCACTGTTCATTACCGCTACTTGTGATTTTGCGCCTTACGATAATCCATCGGTTAATTCTATTGGCGAAAATATTCTCTTGCGGGAACGTACAGGTGCAATCGCATTAATGACAACTACCAGAGTAGTGTTTGCTTTCAGTAACCGCATCATGAACAATAATTATTTCCGTATTGCTTTGCAGCCCGACGCAAACGGAGTGAATCCATCATTGGGGGATGCTGTAAAACGGGCAAAGAACTTTACGTATCAAACCTTTGGTGATATTATCAATAACAGAAAATTTACACTTCTCGGCGATCCTGCTGTGCGGTTGGCTTTCCCGACATTGAAAGTACGTACAACATCTATCAACAATCAAATTCCCGTAACAGATACATTGAAAGCATTAGATCGTTACAGTATTAAAGGTGAAGTAACTGATGCTGCAGGAAACAAACTTTCAAATTTCAACGGCAACGTATATCCTGTTATTTATGATAAAGTGCAACAGGCAAAAACTTTCGGCAACGATGCGGGGAGTGTTGCAGTGAATTTTAATCAGCAATCAAATATTATTTTTAAAGGCAAAGCCAAAGTTACAAATGGTGAATTCAGCTATAGTTTTGTTGTGCCCAAAGACATCAACTATCAATTCGGAAATGGAAAAATAAGTTACTATGCAGAGAACGGCAACGTTGACGGTAATGGTGCCGAAACAACAATAATCGTTGGTGGTGCCGGTAATAATCCTGTTGCAGATGATCAAGGTCCGACAATAAAAGGTTATCTCAACGATGAAAAATTTGTAAACGGTGGTATTACCAATGAAACACCTGTTCTATTGGTAAAGCTCGCTGATTCAAGCGGCATCAATACTGTAGGCACAGGTATTGGTCATGATCTTACTGCGACATTGGATGATGATAACAGCCAGTTATTTGTATTGAATGATTATTACGAAGCAGACGCAGACAGCTATCAAAAAGGAACTGCACGTTTTCAATTGCCTGCATTAACAGAAGGATTACATGTATTAAAGATCAAAGCATGGGATGTGCAGAACAACAGCAATGAATACAGGCTTGAGTTTCGTGTAATAAAAGATGAAGAATTGAAATTGGCACACGTTTATAATTATCCCAATCCTTTTACTACAAGTACAAAGTTCATGTTTGAGCATAACCGCCCCGGTGATCAGTTAAAAGTGCTCATTCGTATTTACTCTGTTTCAGGAAAAGTAGTAAAAACAATCACACGTACAATATTTAATGAAGGAAACCGTTCTTTTGACATTGAGTGGGACGGAACAGATGATTTCGGCCAAAAAATTGGAAGAGGCGTTTATATCTACCAGTTAGAGGTGAAGGATTCATTTGGCAAAAAACAATCTGCATTGCAAAAGCTCGTTCTGCTTTAA
- a CDS encoding SUMF1/EgtB/PvdO family nonheme iron enzyme produces MKNLFRIKNLGILLIGATLITSCNLFKKKPAKSSSTGWTYNDPNGSGFRVSKEKEQKTGPGLVFVEGGTFTMGAVEEDVMRDWNNIPRRVTVASFYMDETEVANVHYREYLFWLDRVFQDTSITNHALPDTLVWRSELAYNEPYVDYYFRHPSYNLYPVVGVTWKQAYDYCLWRGDRVNENILYEKGITNKKAELQKQMQGGGQDNFNTKAYLLGEYQATPGKNIKTYKDPITKQVPTNISFEEGIILPDYRLPTEAEWEYAAYGLIAQNPNPRRSEKKRGEELTANKQVYPWAQNVNGLRDSRRSSWQGQFLANFKRGSGDNMGVAGGLNDRAVIPGPINSFFPNGFGLYNMAGNVSEWVADVYRPMTPSDGDDFNYYRGNKFQRVDLSTGKAERDSLGRIKYRDETDDEVKNRRNYQKGYAIDYLDGDSLSNVTYGYGKTTLISDKSRVYKGGSWNDRAYWLSPGSRRFLEEDQGSSMIGFRCAMTRYGSQEGNGRKTGNWFAKKKQNNRKRN; encoded by the coding sequence ATGAAAAACCTTTTCCGCATTAAAAATCTAGGTATCCTATTAATTGGGGCTACACTTATTACATCTTGTAATTTATTCAAGAAGAAACCGGCAAAATCGAGTTCAACCGGCTGGACGTACAATGATCCAAACGGCAGTGGTTTCCGTGTATCAAAAGAAAAAGAGCAGAAAACAGGTCCAGGCCTCGTTTTTGTGGAAGGTGGTACTTTCACAATGGGTGCTGTGGAAGAGGACGTTATGCGTGACTGGAATAATATTCCACGCCGTGTAACGGTTGCTTCATTCTACATGGATGAAACCGAAGTTGCAAACGTTCACTATCGTGAATACCTGTTTTGGCTCGACCGTGTGTTCCAGGACACTTCAATTACCAACCATGCCTTACCTGATACATTGGTATGGAGAAGTGAGTTGGCATACAACGAACCTTACGTAGATTATTATTTCCGCCATCCATCTTACAACTTATACCCAGTTGTGGGTGTAACCTGGAAACAGGCATATGATTATTGCTTATGGCGTGGAGATCGTGTAAACGAAAACATCCTCTACGAAAAAGGTATCACGAACAAAAAGGCCGAACTGCAAAAGCAAATGCAGGGTGGTGGCCAGGATAACTTTAATACAAAAGCGTATCTTTTAGGTGAATACCAGGCAACTCCCGGAAAGAATATCAAAACTTATAAAGATCCTATCACTAAGCAGGTGCCTACAAACATCAGCTTCGAAGAGGGTATCATTTTACCTGACTACCGTCTGCCAACAGAGGCTGAGTGGGAATATGCTGCTTATGGTTTGATTGCACAAAACCCTAATCCACGTCGTAGCGAGAAGAAACGTGGTGAGGAGTTAACTGCAAACAAGCAAGTATATCCTTGGGCACAAAACGTAAATGGTTTGCGTGATTCACGTCGCAGCAGCTGGCAAGGTCAGTTCCTGGCAAACTTCAAGCGTGGTTCCGGTGATAACATGGGTGTTGCGGGTGGTTTGAATGACCGTGCTGTAATTCCTGGTCCGATCAATTCTTTCTTCCCCAACGGTTTCGGTTTATATAACATGGCCGGTAACGTAAGTGAGTGGGTAGCGGATGTGTACAGACCAATGACCCCAAGCGATGGTGACGATTTCAACTACTATCGTGGTAATAAATTTCAACGTGTTGATTTAAGCACTGGTAAAGCTGAAAGAGATTCTCTTGGCCGTATCAAATACCGTGATGAAACTGATGACGAAGTAAAGAACCGTCGTAACTATCAAAAGGGTTATGCGATTGACTACCTCGATGGTGATTCTTTAAGCAATGTTACATATGGCTACGGAAAAACAACTTTGATCAGCGATAAGAGCCGTGTGTACAAAGGTGGTAGCTGGAACGACCGTGCTTATTGGCTCAGCCCCGGTTCACGCCGTTTCCTTGAAGAAGATCAGGGAAGCTCAATGATCGGTTTCCGTTGTGCAATGACACGTTACGGCAGCCAGGAAGGTAACGGACGCAAAACCGGTAACTGGTTCGCTAAAAAGAAACAAAACAACCGTAAGAGAAATTAA
- a CDS encoding DUF4292 domain-containing protein yields MMKNFLSILVTIGMLMAFSACRSTKKIQQAMVKKDTVAVVLPVEKLPTHEDTMRMVDDVLTNVQKKHIDFKTFSAKIKVDYSNSKGRQPDFVANVRMLKDSLIWISLSNDIGIEGIRVLISKDSIKLLDKLANTYQVRPLSHIQELSQIPFSFADLQDLLVGNPIFFNKDSVTSYTNNVNGYTLLSIAPLFKNLLSVASDYSVQKSKLDDNDPTLNRTCDLIYNNYENKTGVSFSTQRQITISQQNKLDVELKFKDYKFNEELSYPFTVPKKFKRI; encoded by the coding sequence ATGATGAAGAATTTTCTATCTATACTCGTAACGATTGGGATGCTGATGGCTTTCAGTGCATGCAGATCAACGAAAAAAATTCAGCAGGCAATGGTAAAGAAAGATACCGTTGCTGTGGTACTACCTGTTGAAAAACTTCCAACGCATGAAGATACCATGCGCATGGTGGATGATGTGTTGACAAACGTTCAGAAAAAACACATCGACTTTAAAACATTCTCTGCAAAAATAAAAGTTGATTACAGCAACAGTAAAGGACGTCAGCCGGATTTTGTTGCCAATGTGCGGATGTTAAAAGACAGCCTCATCTGGATATCACTCAGCAATGATATTGGCATTGAAGGGATACGTGTATTGATATCAAAAGACAGTATTAAGTTATTGGATAAACTCGCAAACACTTACCAGGTTCGTCCGTTGAGCCATATTCAGGAACTGAGCCAGATACCTTTCAGCTTTGCTGACCTGCAGGATCTTCTCGTAGGCAATCCCATTTTTTTTAACAAAGACAGTGTTACATCCTATACAAATAACGTAAATGGCTATACGCTGTTGAGTATTGCACCATTGTTTAAAAATTTATTATCAGTTGCAAGTGACTATTCAGTACAGAAAAGCAAGCTGGATGATAATGATCCTACGCTTAACCGTACCTGTGATCTTATTTATAATAATTATGAGAATAAGACCGGTGTATCTTTTTCTACACAACGACAGATCACCATTTCGCAGCAGAATAAGCTGGATGTTGAGTTGAAATTCAAGGATTATAAGTTTAATGAGGAGCTGAGCTATCCCTTTACAGTTCCTAAAAAATTCAAAAGAATCTGA
- the dut gene encoding dUTP diphosphatase has translation MTVKIINQSNNPLPAYATEGSSGMDVRAFINETITLQPLERALIPTGLFIELPQGFEAQIRPRSGLAIKQGITCLNTPGTVDADYRGEIKIILINLSNEIQSVRNGDRIAQMVIQKVEKIDWELSVELEETERSTGGFGSTGKH, from the coding sequence ATGACAGTTAAGATCATCAATCAATCAAATAATCCTTTGCCTGCTTATGCCACTGAAGGCAGCAGCGGAATGGATGTAAGAGCTTTTATTAACGAAACCATTACATTACAACCACTCGAACGAGCGTTGATACCAACCGGTTTATTTATTGAACTACCGCAAGGTTTTGAAGCGCAAATACGACCAAGAAGTGGTTTGGCTATTAAACAAGGCATCACCTGTTTAAACACGCCGGGCACTGTTGATGCAGATTATCGTGGAGAAATTAAGATTATCTTAATCAACCTTAGTAATGAAATACAGTCTGTACGTAATGGTGACCGTATTGCACAGATGGTGATTCAGAAAGTAGAAAAAATTGATTGGGAGCTTTCTGTTGAACTGGAAGAAACTGAACGTAGCACCGGTGGCTTTGGCAGCACAGGAAAACATTAA